One genomic segment of Betaproteobacteria bacterium includes these proteins:
- a CDS encoding glycosyltransferase has translation MLEERKEAQRRCNDAHIHRSQMSAHITSTEGPVLDPGATGRRRVAVVALHFAEYAVRLSEALADKWEVLLILYDQNVMNELGQDWESRGEKANLKCLVLKKPRWPWNAIVNAWRLVKQILRFAPDVIHYQENPRDEIVLTLPFLWMYPKVMTIHDPAPHKGTDENRLRFSRYRWYLPWARRSADLALVHGEALAGELVQVAPWLHTKVRTVAHGPLGPEEAMLTEEVPPRGMRLLFFGRMHEYKGLEYFIEAVLRLRAEGHPVTGVVAGRGDDLGRHLTRMKTSGCFEVIDRYIAASEVPPLFRGARVVVLPYVEGTQSGVAAMAIGYGRPVVASAVGAIPLLVRDRINGLLVPPKDVVSLTNAVRSLLLDDVLWTRLADGAGALRNGELSWRSIADTCELVYAEARELRHGLTGKLALRR, from the coding sequence ACGCAAGGAAGCTCAGCGGCGCTGTAACGATGCACATATTCACCGATCCCAAATGAGCGCGCACATTACATCCACGGAGGGTCCAGTGTTGGATCCGGGGGCGACCGGAAGGCGGCGAGTTGCGGTCGTTGCGCTGCATTTCGCGGAATATGCCGTCCGCCTTTCCGAGGCGCTTGCGGATAAGTGGGAAGTCTTGCTAATCCTGTACGATCAGAACGTGATGAATGAGCTGGGCCAGGACTGGGAAAGCCGAGGCGAGAAAGCCAATCTGAAGTGCCTGGTCCTGAAAAAGCCTCGCTGGCCATGGAATGCGATCGTCAACGCATGGCGGCTGGTGAAGCAAATACTGCGCTTCGCTCCCGACGTGATCCACTATCAGGAGAATCCGCGCGACGAAATCGTGCTCACGTTGCCGTTTCTTTGGATGTATCCGAAAGTAATGACGATTCACGATCCGGCACCGCATAAGGGTACCGATGAGAATCGCCTGCGCTTCTCCCGGTACAGGTGGTATCTGCCGTGGGCGAGGCGATCGGCGGATCTTGCGCTGGTCCACGGCGAAGCGCTGGCCGGGGAGCTCGTACAGGTGGCTCCATGGCTGCATACGAAGGTGCGGACGGTCGCTCACGGACCTCTGGGCCCGGAGGAAGCGATGCTTACCGAGGAAGTGCCGCCGCGCGGGATGCGGCTGCTCTTCTTTGGCCGGATGCACGAATATAAGGGTCTCGAATATTTCATCGAAGCCGTGCTCAGGCTTCGCGCGGAAGGTCATCCCGTGACGGGGGTCGTTGCGGGTCGAGGGGACGATCTCGGCAGGCATTTAACCCGCATGAAAACCTCTGGCTGCTTCGAGGTCATCGACCGCTATATTGCTGCCTCGGAAGTTCCCCCGTTGTTTCGTGGTGCGAGGGTGGTTGTTTTGCCCTATGTGGAGGGTACACAAAGCGGCGTGGCGGCCATGGCGATAGGGTACGGCCGGCCAGTAGTGGCTTCCGCGGTGGGGGCCATACCGCTGCTGGTTAGAGACCGGATCAATGGTCTGCTGGTACCGCCGAAAGACGTCGTATCGCTTACCAACGCGGTCCGCTCATTGCTTCTGGACGATGTCCTTTGGACTCGGCTTGCGGACGGCGCAGGTGCACTGAGAAATGGAGAATTGTCCTGGAGATCGATAGCCGATACCTGCGAACTGGTTTACGCAGAAGCGCGCGAGCTCAGACATGGCCTCACGGGAAAGCTCGCGCTTCGACGTTAG